Within the Nicotiana tabacum cultivar K326 chromosome 11, ASM71507v2, whole genome shotgun sequence genome, the region ggataagtatgctggaactccagcataatatgatggagttccagtataagtaCATTAGAACTCcaccataatatactggagttccagcaagtataattgtccagtataatatactggagtttggagcatcggtgctccagtatattatactggagtcagcaaagtatataggtccagcataatatgctggagttcatacataggtgcaccaaactccagtatattatgctggaccggtctctgttgcagcaaaataatggctattttttattgacttcgtaaacgttggctatttttaaataaccagtccgaaaactggctatatcgtgctatttttaccaGATCCCCTCCTTTTAATTTCTATACTGTGCTGCCGCCTCCATCCCCTCTATAGTCCCATCCCCTTCGTCTCCCCCGTCTCCTCTATTTCTTTTGTATAATCTTCACACCtccccccttcttctttttttcctctctCACACCCACAATTCAAAATGTTTGATTTTCTTTATTGGATCTCACTGTGTTTATGTAGTAGTAGTGGTTTCTTTTTCAGTTTTATGAAAtacatttaaagatattttgttCATGTTTCTGGAATTCTTGAGAGGTTAAGTATTCAAAATTTGACATTTCTTATTCTTAATTCTTGTGGTTATTTTGCACCCAAAGAGGAGTTGAAAATATCTGTTGTGTAACATCGAGTAAGTCGTTTATACACCAGTACTTATTTCTTATTCTATTGTTTGCTTcactaattaatatatatatttttatgattaACGTTTAATTATTTGTTTCTGAATCGTGATATTAAAAGTATGACTAAAATTATGACTCTTTTTTCACAGGTACATGAATGTGAAAATTCTCCAGGGGTAAATTTATTAGCCAAAGTGATTACATTATAAATATTCTTGTATTTCGATTAGACTTTCATTTCGcatagattttattttatttatgtattttaatttatGGAGTTTGTAATGAGATATTATCTCAAATATAGTACTCACTCTGTTcaaatttatgtgaacttgtttgattgggcacggagtgtaagaaaaaataaagatttttgaatttttggtcttAAACAAGTCATAAAGGGATCCAGAGTATTTATGTGATTATAAATGTTTcttattaagggtagaattgtaagttgaaactaaattatttccaaatttagaaaggggtcattctttttggatcgGACCAAAAAGGGAATAGGTTCGTATAAATTGAAATGGAGTGAGTATTAATTTTTTAGAATTATATGATCATGGATGAAATTTTTTAGGACTGTTTTGGTTGTTTTAAACTCTAGTTGGTAGTATTATTGAAAACCAAtcgaaaatctttttttttgtcCAGAAATTCAAAATTTCGATCGAATTCAGTCggaaattatgaatttaaatttatttatttaaataaactaaaaatttattacagtttacaaataattatatatttaaataaaattattatttatttaaaattcctaccgatttcgatcggtatttgaaaattaaataaaaaaatttaattaataccGACCGATTTTGGCCGGTAAATGAAGTTTGACAGTCAGTCAACATTTGAATAAATCAACCGATTTTGGCCGGAAAATTTCGACCGATTTCAATCGCAACACGTTAGCGACCATTATTTTTTCGACTAATTAAAAGCGGTCAGAAATCCAttgctttttttaatttttgaccgatttcggtcgatttTTGTGAATGAATTTAACTAGTTTTTTTTAGTAGTATCGGTCCATGGGTGGGAATGTCTTTTTACCAGTTGGAGACTTAGTCGCCATAGGTGAACCAATGCTCAAGACTCAGGAGGAGAGAAAATCATTAGCTGGAGGTTAATATATACCTAAACTCAGGAGGAAAGAAAATTATCAGTTGGAGGTTAATATATACCTGATTTGTATGTGAAACTTTTACCTCTATAAGCAATTGTACAGCAATCTTTTAACTACTTGAACCAAGAAAATAGTCCATgagaagaaaataattaaatggttAAGGAATCCTCATAAAAAATATGGATTAAAGGGAAACATCAAAAAATGACTACTACATGCTAAAACCAAAATCGTAAATTCACACCTTTGAAATGTGGTGCTTGTTAGGTGTTTGtcctatttttttttatcattttagttTTATTATCTTTTGAAGGAAATGGTTACATGTTTATCATAATTgagtttttcttttttagaatgaaattataaatttctcatatttggctagtttcttttcttggaggaaaatgtttggaTTTCTGTAAATTGAGGATTATTCCTTCTCATTCAGCAACATCCATAATGTAGCCATAAGgggtttgagagtcttgtttaggggggagaactttacgggacaagtgttagtgtgccgcttgtgtttgcctctttgtgaggttgttctctcgatattttgtactctctttttatagTGAATTGCTCATCTCCGGCCGTGGATGTAGGTCAATTGACTGAACCatattaaatatttgtgtctcttttggtatatttctcttttgttgtctgaCTTATCGTCATTCAAGGTTTGCTTTGTTAGCTTCCGCATGATACCTGATTATTTTGGTCcaaacaagtggtatcagagcaaggatTAAGATAGATTCATATTGGCAGGTTTCTTCTAGTTGCAACCTATTTAACGGTAATTATAATTTTTGTATGAGAGATTTGACCGGGGTGCTACACATGTTAACAAAAACTTTatggtggagatttggagatgaGACATGTTGAAGGTTAAGTGAAGAAGGTgaatcaagtttattttgtcagaaaattcaagcTAGGAAGGAGAATTGTTAGAtcctgattttcttaccatatttaaTTTTTCTATCTATTGAAGGAAAGGGCAACACATTTACcataattggatttttctttttagaagaaaattataaatccctcatatttggctagtcccttttctGGAGGAAAATATTTGTACTTCCATAAATTAAGGATCATTtattctcattcagtagcattcATAATGTAGtcatatggggtttgagagtcttgtttaaGGGGAGAATTTCGGGATAAGTATTAGTCTGCCACTTATGTTTGTgttacgacccggatttcccactcttgggagtcatgatgacgcctactcgtgaaagctacgCAAGCCAACTATTAGGGTTCTACACAGCAACAATCAATCCCAAACAGTTATAAATAGAAACTAACGTTAAACAGGTGATAAATGCGGAAGAGTTATAACATGATCAAATAATCTCATACAAGTCTACCctcagatctggtgtcacaacttcacgaACATCTACAAATTACTATAAATACTAGTCTGAAAAGGGAATACAACTACTCTCGAAAAGAAAAGAGACAACAGAAAGCTAAAATAGGGAAGGGGGACTTCAggctctgcggacgccagcagatctaccttggtctccctggactgaaggcagctacctGAGCTACTCACCGGGTCCggtaccgaaatctgcacaaaagagtgcaaagtgtagtatcagtacaaccggccccatgtactagtaagtgtcgagcctaacctcggcaaagtagtgacgatgcTAGAACATGACAACCATATCAACccgtgcagttaaatcatatacaagcAGAATCATAATAACTCTATCAGACAGCAAAATCATATCAGTTATCTTGAATGGgagttaattttgatgatgagatacaaggGATTTGGGTTCTTAATACTCTATCAGACTCTTGGAAAACCTTTCGTGTTTCTTTGACTAATTAAGTTTCTAGTGGTAAGGTGACCATGGAATATGCCAAGAGTGGTGTGTTGAACAAGGAGGTAAGGAGAAAATCTCAGGGTTCTTCCTAACAAGAAGATGTTTTGATTACAGAAGACCGTAGGAGAGATAGAACGAACAAGAGGTTCGAGGAATAGAGGCAAAAGCAGAAATAAGTCAATGTCCAAAAACCGTAATATTACATGCAACCACTATGGCAAGAAAGTACATATCAAAAGGTTTTGCCACAAGTTGAAGCAAGACattagagaaggaaagaaagttgaaaataacgagaacaatatttctgctattgttcgagatgaccttctttttgcttttgataaaaaagttTGCTAATTTTACACCTCAAAAGGATGAGACTATTTAAGCGaaaaatatatgaattattcAAACATGTTACCTCAATGCCAAGTCTAGTAACATATTCCACCTCCCTTGCATGGGTCATTGTAATCTATAAGATAAGGAAATAACTATAAGACTGATAAGTTATGCgttttttgttttgatgatttgacaaacttcACGAGATAATCAGATAAGAAACTTAATGCAATTAGTTACCTTGCATTCAGAATAACTAGATGTCTGGTTCATTCTCAACGAAATCATATAAGAGAACAGCAGAGGGAACAAATATGGATTAGTTCCCCTGGTCATCGTACAGTCAACTTTACAACTGTAAAAGTTGTTGCACTGTACCGTCTGGCAATAGTACAGCAGCACAGTTGTAGCTTGCTAAGGCCAAACTAAAGGACATTTTATTGCGTCATCCTTGATGACATCACACACACATATATCAACATGAGGCAAGGGATTTCATCTCGCTAACACTTGCaaatcaaaaagaataaaatctCTCAAGTGCTAGCCACCACCTCTCTCAAGAATAAAGTtgttgcaacctcaaggaccagatccaaagattgaagatatcttaagttcttaggtttgttgagtctttttttattttgtcttCATTTGTAATCCGACACTACTTTCAAGAAGTGTCTTTGTATGACATATTTAAACCACTGTTTGGTTTAGTTTCTTAACTAGAGTTAGTCAAAGTTTGTTGCTTTGCAATAGAGGGCTTGGAATATAGTTATTATAAGGGGTGAGGGATTAATAGTTTAATTCTTAGATTGTAATATGTTGTAATCTGAAGTTTTCTCTATTTAGTGGAGTTGAAATCCTACTAGGGTAgatcgtggtttttaatcccttgAGCAAGGAGTATTCCACATAAATATCGtgtgttctttatttactgcCGATTTACTGTGGGAATAGAGAGAGAACCTGGTTTCCTATGCTGTTTGGTTTTACAGTCTGTTGCTTACCATGGGAACTGATAGAtaacctggttctctatacagtttattggattcttaatttctatcaattggtatcagagcaggttctttttaaaaggttaacacctaaaAAAGATCTACATGGCTGTTCCACAAACTtcgaggaaggacaatcaacgtATAGACCACCAAGATTCAACAGCCAATATAATGGTTGGTGAAAAATAAGAATGCATGACTTCATCTTGGCTGAGGACTTAAAGTTGTGGGATGAAATCTGTGATGGACCTTTTGTTCCCATAAAAACTGTTGGTGAGGGAACAGTTACAGTCccaaaaacaagaaaagattACATGAATGCTAATagaaaggctattgagaagaatTTCAAGGCAAAGTAGATTCTTGTTTGTGGCAAAGGACCAGATGAATACAACCGCATCTCAACTTGTCAGTCTGCTAAGGAGATCTGGGAAGCTCTCCAAACTGCCCATGAGGGAACTACTCAGGTTAAGCAGTCCAAAACCGATATGCTTACTACTGAGTATGAGCTTTTCAAGATGAAGGAGGATGAGtctattcaagatatgcacacaCGTTTCATCTCCATTATCAATGAGCTTCACTCCCTTGGAGAAGTCATCCCAAGAAATAAGCTAGTCCGAAAAATACTCAATGTTTTACCAGGTTCCTCGGAAAGTAAAGTGAATGTTATCACTGAAACCAAGAATCTATAAAAGTtgaccattgatgaactcattggaAATCTCAAAACTTATGAGATGAAGAGAAAGAAAGATCTTGAAAGAAGAGACCCCAAGAAGGAGAAGAACCTAGTTCTCAAAGCTGCCCACAGTGACTCAAGTAATGATGAATCTGACATGACGTATCTCACTCAAAGATTTCAAAAGATGATCCGTAAAAATGgtgtcccaaagaaaggaagTTCTAACAAGAACTTCAATAGAAATGATTGTTATTATAAGTGTGGAAAGCTTGGACACTTCATTCAAGACTATCCTCTTTATAAGCAGTATCATTACAAAACCAACACTGAAAAGGTGGCTAAGAGGATCCAGGTCCTTGACAGAAAGTTCAAAAGAAGAGATGCTGCTGACAACATGGTAAAGCAAGCCCTGGCTGACTGGGGAGATTCCTCCAGTGAATCTGAAGGTGAGGATGACCaagaagatgcatctatgataGTTATTGATAATGAGTCTTCAGAATATGAGTCAATCTTTGCACTCATGGCTAAATCTGATGATGACGAGGACAAGGAGGAAGATAAGGTAAATTTTCTTGAtgttcaaaaaatttaaaaacttactCTAAGAAAAAATTGACGTTCTTAGCAAATGTGTTGATTGATGCCCCATCATTGCCTCATTAATAATAACAGTGTGATCTATTCGCCAAGATTGGCCCCTACATATATTCTTTAGGATAAATGAACACAATATCATTATGAAATGTCTAAGATCAACGGCTTGTTCTCTATATACTTCTAAAATTTATTCTGAAATACCTGAATTAGCACCTAATCCAACTactgaaataactaaataaataacagaagaaaacaaaacaaaaaaagaagaagcagaagaatagaTAAATTGTCGACAGGAACTCGATATTGTTGGCTAATAGAGAGATTATTATTCCACAATGACTAAAcatgatgatttgagttgagcTTAATAAAAGAAGCGAGGATTCATATCACCCACTCCGACTTATTTGAGACTGAGGGACATATATAATTATTGTTGTTAACTAA harbors:
- the LOC107791347 gene encoding uncharacterized protein LOC107791347, whose amino-acid sequence is MHDFILAEDLKLWDEICDGPFVPIKTVGEGTVTVPKTRKDYMNANRKAIEKNFKSAKEIWEALQTAHEGTTQVKQSKTDMLTTEYELFKMKEDESIQDMHTRFISIINELHSLGEVIPRNKLVRKILNVLPGSSESKVNVITETKNL